Proteins encoded in a region of the Schaalia hyovaginalis genome:
- a CDS encoding DedA family protein, with protein MASDASWLQTFIGWFHDPESLLLAMGPWVLWGTLAIVFIESGVLFPVLPGDSLLFTAGLLHDRLGLHLPTLIALVFVAAFIGAQIGYWLGARFGRRLFSDDARFLKTEHLVKAERYFAEYGGRSLVIGRFIPFVRTFIPLAAGIAKYPYPKFLAFNSLGALLWGAGITYLGSALGGVPFVHDNLSAIILAIVGVSLIPMLVEVINHRRAAKRSALVAVEALAADEAAVPEGRSCQE; from the coding sequence ATGGCCTCCGACGCATCTTGGCTTCAGACCTTCATCGGATGGTTCCACGATCCGGAGAGCCTGCTCCTCGCGATGGGCCCGTGGGTGCTGTGGGGCACCCTCGCGATCGTCTTCATCGAATCGGGAGTGCTCTTCCCCGTCCTCCCCGGCGACTCGCTCCTCTTCACCGCGGGTCTTCTGCACGATCGCCTCGGACTCCACCTTCCGACGCTCATCGCCCTGGTCTTCGTGGCCGCCTTCATCGGCGCGCAGATCGGATACTGGCTCGGCGCCCGTTTCGGTCGGAGGCTCTTCTCCGATGACGCGCGATTCCTCAAGACCGAGCACCTGGTCAAGGCGGAGCGCTACTTCGCCGAGTACGGGGGCCGTTCGCTGGTGATCGGCCGTTTCATCCCCTTCGTGCGGACCTTCATCCCGCTCGCCGCGGGCATCGCGAAGTACCCGTACCCGAAGTTCCTCGCCTTCAACTCCCTCGGGGCCCTGCTCTGGGGCGCGGGCATCACCTATCTGGGGTCCGCCCTCGGCGGCGTCCCCTTCGTGCACGACAACCTCTCGGCGATCATCCTCGCGATCGTCGGCGTCTCCTTGATCCCGATGCTCGTCGAGGTCATCAATCACCGTCGGGCGGCGAAGAGGAGCGCCCTCGTCGCGGTCGAAGCCCTCGCCGCCGACGAGGCCGCCGTCCCCGAGGGCCGCTCCTGTCAGGAGTAG